One genomic segment of Ricinus communis isolate WT05 ecotype wild-type chromosome 3, ASM1957865v1, whole genome shotgun sequence includes these proteins:
- the LOC107262244 gene encoding uncharacterized protein LOC107262244, which translates to MGLQQPSGRGDREEAGSNPSYSWASLAEEAGQRRRQLEEESKEEVDIMVNPTREIGAERRMTMKDYALLTIDQEQTLRSNEQRKPSLEETLQSFMMASHDRMERNKKKTDSIKASLKCLEAQMGQIVDELNKEKLSSQPKQANSITTIRRGEVVDNIVMENERNSSSYAGISQLMQKHFEELNTNKRRHANNEKIQVASVMLQYQLPLKMKDPGSFTIDITIGDKKDRKAMLDSGASINLMPYLMYERLGLGELKPTTISLQFANRSIKYPRGIVEDLLVQVGKLIIHVDFVVLDMENTPARDKEQTILLSRSFMATIRTKIDVLDGKLTMTILGDTVEFKAFLSLTLSPKSTIDKCSYNYLDSPIYEQLYDDIPFLIDKSFRDTLSVRVKSMKPYLKGMAYEQEVEYADKRPP; encoded by the exons ATGGGCCTGCAACAACCAAGCGGTCGCGGAGACCGCGAGGAAGCCGGCAGCAACCCTAGCTACAGCTGGGCGAGTCTTGCCGAGGAGGCCGGTCAGCGGCG GAGACAATTAGAAGaagaatcaaaagaagaagttgataTCATGGTAAACCCAACAAGAGAAATAGGAGCTGAAAGGCGAATGACTATGAAAGATTATGCACTGCTTACAATTG ATCAAGAACAAACTCTTCGATCTAATGAACAAAGGAAGCCAAGTTTGGAAGAAACACTTCAATCATTTATGATGGCTTCTCATGATAGGATGGAGaggaataaaaaaaagacAGATTCCATTAAGGCTTCATTGAAATGTTTAGAAGCTCAAATGGGACAAATTGTTGATGAgctcaataaagaaaaattatcaagtCAACCTAAACAAGCCAATTCCATTACTACTATTAGAAGAGGTGAGGTTGTCGATAATATTGTTATGGAAAATGAAAggaattcttcttcttatgcag GAATAAGCCAGCTTATGCAAAAACATTTTGAAGAGTTGAATACCAACAAAAGGCGACATGCGAACAACGAAAAAATACAAGTAGCAAGTGTAATGCTTCAATATCAATTGCCCCTTAAGATGAAAGATCCTGGTAGCTTCACCATTGATATTACAATAGGTGACAAAAAGGATAGAAAAGCCATGTTAGATTCGGGAGCAAGCATAAACTTGATGCCGTATTTGATGTATGAACGACTTGGCTTGGGAGAGTTGAAACCTACCACTATATCTTTACAATTTGCTAATAGATCGATAAAATATCCTAGAGGTATAGTGGAAGACTTGCTAGTACAAGTAGGTAAGTTAATAATTCATGTTGATTTTGTAGTGCTTGACATGGAAAACACACCAGCAAGGGATAAAGAGCAAACCATACTCCTTAGTAGATCTTTTATGGCAACTATTAGAACTAAGATTGATGTGCTTGATGGAAAACTTACCATGACAATTTTAGGAGATACTGTGGAATTTAAAGCGTTTCTTTCTCTAACTTTGTCTCCTAAATCTACTATCGATAAgtgttcatataattatttagattctcCTATTTATGAACAATTATATGATGATATTCCATTCTTAATTGACAAGAGCTTTCGTGACACTTTAAGTGTTCGTGTTAAAAGTATGAAGCCATACTTGAAAGGAATGGCTTATGAGCAAGAGGTGGAGTACGCGGATAAACGCCCACCATGA
- the LOC125369565 gene encoding uncharacterized protein LOC125369565, which produces MLSKVNTNLPLLDVVRNKLAYAKFFEELSTNKRRYANNEKVQVASVMLQHQLPLKIKDPGSFTINITIGDKNDTKVMLDLGASIYLMPYSMYELLGLGELKPTTMSLQFADRSIKYFRGIVEDLLVQVGKLIIPVDFVVLDMENTPARDKEQTILLGRPFMETTRTVIDMHEGKLTMTVLGETVEIKVFDSLTFFPKSIIDKCSYNYLDSLVDKQLYDDIPFLIDKSFRDTLDVRIKV; this is translated from the coding sequence ATGCTCTCTAAAGTTAATACTAACTTACCTTTGTTGGATGTTGTCAGGAATAAACTAGCTTATGCAAAATTCTTTGAAGAGTTGAGCACCAACAAAAGGCGATATGCGAACAACGAAAAAGTACAAGTAGCAAGTGTAATGCTTCAGCATCAATTGCCCCTTAAGATAAAGGATCCTGGTAGCTTCACCATTAATATTACAATAGGTGACAAAAATGATACAAAAGTCATGTTAGATTTGGGAGCAAGCATCTACTTGATGCCGTATTCGATGTATGAACTACTTGGCTTGGGAGAGTTGAAGCCTACCACTATGTCTCTTCAATTTGCAGACAGAtcgataaaatattttagaggtATAGTGGAAGACTTGCTAGTACAAGTAGGTAAGTTAATAATTCCAGTTGATTTTGTAGTACTTGACATGGAAAACACACCAGCAAGGGATAAAGAGCAAACCATACTCCTTGGTAGACCTTTCATGGAAACTACTAGAACTGTGATTGATATGCATGAAGGAAAACTTACCATGACAGTTTTAGGAGAAACTGTAGAAATTAAAgtatttgattctctaactttCTTTCCTAAATCTATTATCGATAAgtgttcatataattatttagattctcTTGTTGATAAACAATTATATGATGATATTCCATTCTTAATTGACAAGAGCTTTCGTGACACTTTAGATGTTCGCATAAAAGTATGA